One Haladaptatus sp. R4 DNA window includes the following coding sequences:
- a CDS encoding small ribosomal subunit Rsm22 family protein yields MNPDQREQVLSNAKYLQDVRPVDPDEIAEYVEGTPHPAVVRQVLREELEPLGFVEREDGTFEPASDDPVRPEFRGVESFPETYGRKLEDLLVAEFGAGWPDGESGDELRRTIQRLKEDYFAQNPVEYDYRVALGYAIYHLPDYYAVAQYVLSELAGRGLLPGKLRVLDVGAGVGGPALGLHDFLPSETFVEYHAVEPSEAAEVLSAMLEETGENFHPTVHRETAEAFEPPEGSFDLVLFGNVLSELDDPEAVVRKYLDFLAPDGAMVAIAPADKNASIGLREVERSVSDRTTVFSPTLRLWSGEEPSDDCWSFDVKPELAVPPFQRRLDGGSSGTGTEDEPASTADAASAADGTNATTTTDVSNRDGIDASEYEFDADPDEDTDSRAADVSSRGIDASGYDVDGAKSSGDGDGSESGPDATEDGLDADAYESNGVRETESDSSPKVVTADELDSDGEFVNVDVQYSHVILRTDDVRRREFTSNRSVSAKMAEMDRHVTERVNLVAVKLSHSLSEEGENPVFKVSDGSESVGNFAVVTRETSLNRTLREAAYGSLLAFEDVLVLWNDDEKSYNLVVDERTVVDRR; encoded by the coding sequence ATGAACCCGGACCAGCGCGAGCAGGTGCTCTCGAATGCCAAGTACCTCCAAGACGTGCGACCCGTGGACCCGGACGAGATCGCGGAGTACGTCGAAGGCACGCCCCATCCGGCGGTCGTTCGGCAGGTGCTCCGTGAGGAGTTGGAACCGCTCGGGTTCGTGGAGCGCGAGGACGGCACCTTCGAACCCGCCTCGGACGACCCGGTTCGTCCGGAGTTTCGTGGCGTCGAATCGTTCCCCGAGACGTACGGCAGAAAACTGGAGGACCTGTTGGTCGCGGAGTTCGGTGCGGGCTGGCCGGACGGTGAGTCGGGCGACGAACTGCGGCGGACGATTCAGCGCCTCAAGGAGGACTACTTCGCGCAAAACCCGGTCGAGTACGATTATCGCGTCGCGCTCGGCTACGCCATCTACCACCTGCCGGACTACTACGCCGTGGCGCAGTACGTCCTCTCGGAACTCGCGGGACGAGGGTTGTTGCCCGGAAAACTGCGCGTGCTTGACGTCGGCGCTGGCGTCGGCGGTCCGGCGCTCGGCCTGCACGATTTCCTCCCGTCCGAGACGTTCGTGGAGTACCACGCCGTCGAACCGAGCGAGGCCGCAGAGGTCCTCTCGGCGATGCTGGAGGAGACGGGGGAGAACTTCCACCCGACGGTGCACCGCGAGACGGCGGAGGCGTTCGAACCCCCGGAAGGGAGCTTCGACCTCGTCCTGTTCGGCAACGTGCTGAGCGAACTCGACGACCCGGAAGCGGTCGTCCGGAAGTATCTGGATTTCCTCGCGCCGGACGGGGCGATGGTCGCCATCGCCCCGGCGGACAAGAACGCCAGTATCGGTCTCCGAGAAGTCGAGCGGAGCGTTTCCGACCGAACGACGGTGTTCTCGCCGACGCTGCGCCTGTGGTCCGGCGAGGAGCCGAGCGACGACTGCTGGTCGTTCGACGTGAAACCCGAGTTGGCGGTGCCGCCGTTTCAGCGGCGGCTGGACGGCGGAAGCAGCGGAACTGGGACGGAAGACGAACCGGCGAGCACGGCGGATGCGGCGAGTGCAGCGGACGGAACGAACGCGACGACCACGACGGACGTCTCGAACCGGGACGGCATCGACGCCAGCGAGTACGAGTTCGACGCGGACCCGGACGAAGACACGGATTCGCGCGCCGCCGACGTGAGTTCGCGCGGCATCGACGCGAGCGGGTACGACGTGGACGGGGCCAAGAGCTCTGGCGACGGCGACGGGTCGGAAAGCGGACCCGACGCCACCGAGGACGGACTCGATGCGGATGCGTACGAATCGAACGGGGTACGGGAAACCGAGTCGGACTCGTCGCCGAAGGTAGTGACGGCCGACGAACTCGACAGCGACGGCGAGTTCGTCAACGTGGACGTGCAGTACTCACACGTCATCCTGCGAACCGACGACGTCAGGCGGCGGGAGTTCACGTCGAACCGGTCGGTGTCCGCGAAGATGGCCGAAATGGACCGACACGTCACCGAGCGGGTGAACCTCGTGGCGGTGAAGCTCAGCCACTCGCTGTCGGAGGAGGGGGAAAATCCGGTGTTCAAAGTGAGCGACGGAAGCGAGTCGGTCGGGAACTTCGCCGTGGTAACGAGGGAGACGTCGCTCAATCGAACGCTTCGTGAAGCGGCCTACGGTAGCCTTCTCGCCTTCGAGGACGTGCTAGTGCTCTGGAACGATGACGAAAAATCGTACAACCTCGTCGTGGACGAGCGGACGGTCGTGGACCGCCGCTAG
- the surE gene encoding 5'/3'-nucleotidase SurE encodes MGDSLEILLTNDDGIDSPGIRALYESLQEVGNVTTVAPATDQSAVGRAMSYEVEVEEHEIGYAITGTPTDCVVAGLTEIGPYPDLVVSGCNNGANLGAYVLGRSGTVSAAVEAAFFDVPSIAVSLHVPNDLWPYDTSIEEYDVAADAATYLAEHALESGVFEGAEYLNVNAPMPNGESVPMEVTRPSHVYDMDTTNEAGVITLHDRTWEQMNDETLPDAEGTDRRAVFEGKVSVSPLTAPHTTHRHESLDELVTEYRF; translated from the coding sequence ATGGGCGATTCGCTGGAGATTCTTCTGACGAACGACGACGGCATCGACAGTCCCGGTATCCGCGCGTTGTACGAGAGCCTACAGGAGGTCGGAAACGTGACCACCGTCGCACCCGCGACGGACCAGAGCGCGGTCGGGCGGGCGATGTCCTACGAGGTCGAAGTCGAGGAGCACGAAATCGGCTACGCGATCACGGGAACCCCGACCGACTGCGTGGTCGCCGGATTGACCGAAATCGGGCCGTACCCCGACCTCGTCGTTTCGGGATGTAACAACGGGGCGAACCTCGGGGCCTACGTCCTCGGGCGTTCCGGCACCGTCAGCGCCGCAGTCGAGGCCGCCTTCTTCGACGTGCCGTCCATCGCCGTCTCGCTTCACGTTCCCAACGACCTCTGGCCCTACGATACGAGCATCGAGGAGTACGACGTGGCGGCCGACGCCGCGACCTATCTCGCCGAACATGCGCTCGAATCCGGCGTGTTCGAAGGGGCGGAGTACCTGAACGTCAACGCACCCATGCCGAACGGCGAGTCGGTCCCGATGGAAGTCACGCGACCGTCGCACGTCTACGACATGGACACGACCAACGAGGCGGGCGTCATTACGCTCCACGACCGGACGTGGGAGCAGATGAACGACGAGACGCTCCCCGACGCCGAAGGAACCGACCGCCGTGCAGTGTTCGAGGGGAAAGTCAGCGTCTCTCCACTGACCGCACCGCACACGACGCATCGACACGAATCGCTAGACGAGTTGGTGACGGAGTACCGTTTCTAG
- a CDS encoding bacterio-opsin activator domain-containing protein, giving the protein MSRTDIDQLALDILPVNVAVLDGDGTIIATNEAWEEFGRGNGLTDTTLDVNYLDVCDVADDRTADEVAAGIRAILAGDRSEFSLEYPCHSPDERRWFVMRAVDVTEGEDTYVVVAHMNVTERHERESEVERYEMIVRNVPVIFFVIDTDGTFQLAEGRGVETAGLDSEELVGQSIDDRYEDHPDILENCRRALSGELVCATSEMEGTIYDIVYQPVFDAAGAVERVIGVATDVTRRKRHEDALAALSDVTRELLDSETSDEVCTVAVEAAERSLHLPKTTIALYDDSTGALLPEAETSDGGPLPDEVLDGDGIAWTSFTENEARFDGELVSLPLGTHGVFITSITGDAALDIAELCAAAVESALGRAKRQRRLQEQETTLRRQNAALERLNELNEGIRRIDRALVEARTREEIEVAVCSRLTSGGPYRFAWIGMDDPATATVVPHESAGVERGYLDAITINTNDETADPAGTALRTGRAQVVQDVLRGSLSEQWQSEALKRGYRSSCALPLRYGDAVYGVLSVYSDQPRTFDELERAVLEDVSQTIAYAINAVETKKALTSGEVVELEFEIGDPGVFFVELATELDCRVEFTGIVSTSDGTVTTFFTVRDVPADDVSTVAAQSLEVIDIEQVSSRNGASLFAATLTDSSFIGTLLDHGAVPEAFVVGPLPGTMVVRLPTNADVRTFVEVLKTRFPDVTLRSRRHREKPVVSDDLNTTLAETLTDRQREVLETAYYSGFFDSPRKSTGEEVGRSLDISQPTFQHHLRAAERKLLQRLLQS; this is encoded by the coding sequence GTGAGTCGTACCGATATCGATCAACTCGCACTCGACATACTCCCGGTGAACGTCGCGGTTCTCGACGGGGATGGCACGATCATCGCCACGAACGAGGCGTGGGAGGAGTTCGGCCGAGGAAACGGTCTCACGGACACGACGCTCGACGTCAACTATCTCGACGTGTGTGACGTGGCCGACGACCGGACCGCAGACGAGGTAGCGGCAGGTATCCGTGCCATCCTGGCGGGTGACCGATCCGAGTTCAGCCTCGAATATCCGTGCCATTCGCCCGACGAACGCCGGTGGTTCGTGATGCGCGCCGTCGACGTGACCGAGGGCGAGGACACGTACGTCGTGGTCGCTCACATGAACGTGACCGAGCGCCACGAACGGGAGTCGGAAGTCGAACGCTACGAGATGATCGTCCGCAACGTTCCCGTGATCTTCTTCGTCATCGATACCGACGGGACGTTCCAACTCGCGGAGGGACGCGGGGTGGAGACCGCAGGATTGGACTCCGAGGAACTCGTCGGCCAATCGATCGACGACCGATACGAGGACCACCCCGACATCCTCGAAAACTGCCGTCGTGCGCTCTCGGGCGAGTTGGTGTGTGCGACCAGCGAAATGGAGGGTACGATCTACGACATCGTGTATCAACCCGTGTTCGACGCGGCGGGGGCGGTCGAACGCGTTATCGGCGTTGCGACGGACGTAACCCGACGGAAACGACACGAAGACGCCCTCGCCGCGCTCTCGGACGTCACGCGGGAACTGTTGGATTCGGAAACGTCGGACGAAGTGTGTACCGTCGCTGTCGAGGCGGCCGAGCGGTCGTTACACCTTCCGAAGACGACCATCGCGCTGTACGACGACTCCACGGGCGCGCTCCTCCCGGAGGCGGAGACGAGCGATGGTGGCCCGCTGCCGGACGAGGTGTTGGACGGGGACGGCATCGCGTGGACCTCGTTTACCGAGAACGAGGCCCGTTTCGACGGCGAACTGGTTTCGCTGCCGCTCGGGACACACGGGGTGTTCATAACGTCGATCACCGGCGACGCGGCGCTCGATATCGCCGAACTCTGTGCCGCCGCCGTCGAGTCGGCCCTCGGGCGGGCAAAGCGCCAGCGTCGACTGCAGGAACAGGAGACGACGCTCCGCCGACAGAACGCGGCGCTCGAACGACTCAACGAACTGAACGAAGGGATTCGGCGCATCGACCGGGCGCTCGTGGAGGCGAGAACGCGGGAGGAAATCGAAGTCGCCGTCTGTAGCCGCCTGACCAGTGGCGGACCGTATCGGTTCGCCTGGATCGGGATGGATGATCCGGCGACGGCAACCGTCGTTCCACACGAATCGGCGGGCGTCGAACGGGGATACCTCGACGCGATTACCATCAACACGAACGACGAAACGGCCGACCCCGCGGGGACCGCGCTTCGAACCGGGCGCGCACAGGTCGTTCAGGACGTCCTCCGTGGATCGCTCTCCGAACAGTGGCAGAGCGAGGCGCTGAAACGAGGATACCGGTCGTCCTGTGCGCTCCCGCTCCGCTACGGTGACGCGGTGTACGGCGTGCTTTCGGTCTACTCGGACCAGCCACGGACGTTCGACGAACTGGAACGGGCCGTCCTCGAAGACGTGAGCCAAACGATCGCGTACGCGATCAACGCCGTCGAGACGAAAAAGGCGTTGACGAGCGGCGAGGTCGTCGAACTCGAATTCGAAATCGGCGACCCCGGAGTGTTCTTCGTGGAACTCGCGACGGAGTTGGATTGCCGCGTCGAATTCACGGGTATCGTCTCGACGTCGGACGGCACGGTGACGACGTTCTTTACCGTCCGCGACGTCCCGGCCGACGACGTGTCGACCGTCGCGGCCCAATCGCTTGAAGTGATCGACATAGAGCAGGTGAGTAGCCGAAACGGCGCGTCGCTGTTCGCCGCGACGCTGACGGATTCGAGTTTCATCGGGACGCTCCTCGACCACGGTGCGGTTCCCGAGGCGTTCGTGGTCGGTCCCCTTCCCGGAACCATGGTCGTCAGGCTCCCGACGAACGCGGACGTTCGGACGTTCGTCGAGGTACTCAAAACACGGTTCCCCGACGTCACCCTTCGAAGTCGGCGACATCGGGAGAAGCCGGTCGTGTCCGACGACCTGAATACCACGCTCGCGGAGACGCTGACCGACCGCCAGCGGGAGGTGCTGGAGACGGCCTACTACAGCGGCTTCTTCGACTCGCCACGGAAGAGCACGGGTGAGGAGGTCGGTCGGTCGCTCGATATCTCACAGCCGACGTTCCAACACCATCTGCGAGCGGCCGAACGGAAACTGCTTCAGCGATTGTTACAATCGTAA
- a CDS encoding HalOD1 output domain-containing protein, which translates to METEVKRQPLRDDDRLSLDVLSAVMEKAGYEDATEFSTCLYDVIDPDALDSLFHRQTKGGRVEFVLDGYEVRVHSNGLVEVTEEN; encoded by the coding sequence ATGGAAACGGAAGTAAAACGACAACCCTTGCGAGACGACGACCGGCTGAGTCTCGACGTGCTTTCGGCGGTAATGGAGAAGGCAGGGTACGAGGACGCGACCGAGTTCTCGACCTGTTTGTACGACGTGATCGATCCGGATGCGCTCGATTCGCTCTTTCATCGGCAGACGAAAGGAGGCCGTGTCGAGTTCGTGCTCGACGGCTATGAAGTTCGAGTCCACAGCAACGGGTTGGTGGAGGTAACCGAAGAGAACTGA